Below is a window of Candidatus Neomarinimicrobiota bacterium DNA.
TCCATCTTCTTCCAATTCCTCAAACTTATCCATAAGCCGGTCAACCTCGGCAATTGCCTCTTTGTCTGTTTTAAGCCAGCGCTCATTATTTCCTGAACCCTTTTCCGGTTGCTCTGCGGTCTCTTTGTCTATAATATTTTCGGATTCAACAGGTTCAGCAGCGGACTCAATCTTCTCCTCATGTTCGGAGCCGGATTCTTCTATCGGTTTCCCGTCCGTTTTGTGATCGCCCGGGTTATCGGAACGTAATGCACTATTATGTCCCGATTTGTCGCGATATACGAAAACACTCAACCCCGCGATAACTAACAGTAATATCCCTATAATGGAATAGAGATAAATCCGGTTTTTAGTGAACACTTCGTCATCCATTTCAGAGGGTTTTTCTGCGGGAGACTCAATGCTTGGAAACCCTGTGAGAGTGGAAAGCAGCGCCTCCGCCTGTATCACTTTTGCTTCCGATTTTCCCACTGCTACGTATCTGGACAACTCTCTTATTGCCGACGCTGTGTCTCTCTCTGTTAACAGGATATCCGCGAGGTGTAAATGGGATTCACTCCATTTTTCCTCGTCAGTGAGAGCCTTTTCAAAGTTGAACTTCGCCATATCCAGCTGATTCCGCTCCTTCCGGATGATACCGGCATAAAAATATGCGTCGGAATATCCCGGTCGAATTCTCAATGCCTGTCTGAGCTTAGCTATCGCTTCGTCGTATTCCTTCCTGTTGAAAAACTCGATTCCCTCCTGAAGAAATTTTTCAGCGGAGCTCAACTGGCTTTCATCAGCCTTGTAAATGTCCAGAACAACCCTGTCCGGCTGCTCAAAATAATGATTCCGCAAGGTGGAGCGCGCAGCCATAATTTCGATAGAGACTTTTATTCCGTCAAACATAACGACAGCAGACAATTCCTTGACCAAGCCATCGTTAATGGATAAACTTTTTACTTTTGAAGTCATATTAACCGCACTGAATATCAGTTCCACCCTATTTTGTTCGGCTGTCAAATCTTTGATAAGAGGCTTAACCTTTCCGGAAAATTCAAATACTATTCTCGTGTAATCATCATAAGTTGCATATCGAATTTCTCTCAGATCGGGTTGTTGAGCGTGCGCAGAAGGAACACTTAAAAGCGCCATAAAAATGATACTTGTTATCTTCATGATAAAATTCCCTTGGTTTCTGTAACTATTCGTTTTAACAGAAGTCCAAAGATTTAACTATTTAACCAACTCTTTGACATCTCCGCTTTTCACCTTTTCCCCGAGTACGGCAGCCGCAAATTCTGTTATCTTTTCCGGAGAAAGACCCACGTCATCGAGAAGCTGATTTCTTGAACCATGCGTTACAAAATCATCAGGAATACCGAGCGTGAAAAATCTCTCCGTTTTGATAGAATTATCGGAACACCAATTTCTCAGGTTGGCGCCAAATCCACCCATGATGGTGTTCTCTTCAATCGTTATACGAACCGGGTATTCTCGAGATAACGATTTCATCATTTTTTTGTCAAAGGGTTTGACGAACCTGCAATTTACCACCCCGACAAAGATGCCTTCGTCAATTAATAATTCACGTGCCTTCAGCGCGTTTTCAACCATCGCTCCGACTGCAAGAAGTACTATCTCCTGCCCTTCCTCCAGAATCTCCCATGATCCGATTTTAATGTTTTCCGGTTCGAGTTGCGGATCATAAGCTATAGAGCAATCCTTGGGATAGCGGATAGCAAACGGACCTTTCGCTTTTTTTACCGCCGTGTACAATAAGCTTCTAAGTTCGTTTCCGTCTTTTGGAGCCGACAGCGTCATGTTGGGAATAGTGGATAGATAAGATAAATCGAAAACTCCGTGATGAGTCGGGCCGTCCGGTCCGACGAGACCAGCTCTGTCCAACGCAAAGATTACGGGAAGATTTTGTATTGACACGTCGTGAATCAGATGGTCGAACGCCCTTTGCAAAAATGTCGAATAGATCGCCGTTATCGGCTTCATCCCTGCAGCCACCAACCCGGCGCTGAAGGTAACGGCATGGCCTTCGGCGATACCTACGTCAAAAAAGCGCTCCGGGAATTTTTCGGCAAACTCGACCAATCCGGTACCCTCTTTCATGGCGGCTGTGATCAAACATATTCGTTTATCTTTTTCGGCAAGTTCACAAGCTACGTCACCAAAGACCTTAAGATAGTCGGGAGCCGGCGGCTTAGAGCTCTTCCCACTCCCTTTTATTCCATGCCAGGTTACGGGGTCGATCTCAGCGGGTTCATAGCCTTTCCCTTTTCGGGTAATTATATGAAGGAGTACAGGACCTTTGATCAAGTTCAGCTTCTTTAACGTCGGTACGAGTTCGTCGAGGTCGTGACCGTTTATCGGTCCGAAATATCTTATTCCAAGTTCTTCGAAAAATATTCCCGGAACTATCAAAGCTTTTAGTCCTTCATCGATTCGCCTTGCAAGGAATCGAATCTGTTTTTTTCCGATAGGTAATTTACCCGTCAAATTCCAGATTTCATCTCTCACCCTGTTATAT
It encodes the following:
- a CDS encoding 1-deoxy-D-xylulose-5-phosphate synthase, coding for MSENLLNSIKLPEGIKDLSIEELKILSGEIRDRIIKVVTKVGGHFGGPLGAVELTVALHHVYNSPYDRMIWDVGHQAYAHKILTGRNDRFESIRQYQGLSGFLKRAESKHDAFGAGHASTSISSALGFAKAKEFLNKDNKVVAIIGDGGMTGGLAFEALNNTGQLKTDMLIILNDNEMSISKNVGAVSQLFTRMLTNPLYNRVRDEIWNLTGKLPIGKKQIRFLARRIDEGLKALIVPGIFFEELGIRYFGPINGHDLDELVPTLKKLNLIKGPVLLHIITRKGKGYEPAEIDPVTWHGIKGSGKSSKPPAPDYLKVFGDVACELAEKDKRICLITAAMKEGTGLVEFAEKFPERFFDVGIAEGHAVTFSAGLVAAGMKPITAIYSTFLQRAFDHLIHDVSIQNLPVIFALDRAGLVGPDGPTHHGVFDLSYLSTIPNMTLSAPKDGNELRSLLYTAVKKAKGPFAIRYPKDCSIAYDPQLEPENIKIGSWEILEEGQEIVLLAVGAMVENALKARELLIDEGIFVGVVNCRFVKPFDKKMMKSLSREYPVRITIEENTIMGGFGANLRNWCSDNSIKTERFFTLGIPDDFVTHGSRNQLLDDVGLSPEKITEFAAAVLGEKVKSGDVKELVK